The window CGAGGCGATTTTCAACCAGACCTACCAGTTCACCGGCCTGCTGTCGCCGGACGGGACGCTGCTGGAAGCCAACGACACCGCGCTGGCGTTCGGCGGTATCACCCGCGATGACGTCATCGGCGAGAAGGTCTGGGACGCCTACTGGTTTCGGGTCTCCGAGGACGTCCGCGAGCGGGCGAAGGAAGCCGTCAAGCAGGCTGCCGACGGCGAGTTCGCCCGTGAAGAACTGGAGGTTCAGGGCGCGGACGGTACCGTCATCATCGACTTCTCGGTCCGGCCGGTAACCGACGAGGACGGCGAGGTGACGCTGCTCGTCCCCGAGGGGCGGGACATCACCCAACTGAAGAACCACGAACGCCGGGTCGTCGAACTCCACGAAACGACCCGGCGGCTCTTCCGGGCCGAAACGAAGACCGAAGCCGCCGAGGTGGCCACGTCGGCCGCGCGCGACCTGCTCGAGTTGTCGCTCAATACGGTCGCCCTCTACGACAGCACCGAGAACGCGCTACGCCCGGTGGTCTCGACGCCCGAGGCCGAGGAACTGTTCGGCGACATGGGCCCGATGGGGCCGGAAGACGGAATCGGCTGGATAGTCTTCGAGACCGGCGAGCCGAAGATATACGACGACGTGAGTCAGGTACCGGAACGCTCCAACCCGGAGACGCCGGTTCGCAGCGAGATGGTCCTGCCGCTCGGCAATCACGGCGTCTTCATGATCGGTGCGACCGAGGAGGCCGCCTTCGACGAACAGGCCGAGTCGCTGGCGAAGTTGCTGACGACGAACCTCGAAGCCGCGCTGGACCGCATCGAACAGCAACGCGATCTCGAGGCGCGACGGCGCGAACTCGAACGGCAGAACGAACGGCTCGACGAGTTCGCGGGCGTCGTCAGCCACGACCTCCGGAACCCGCTGACCGTCGCCAAGGGTCGCCTCGAACTCATGGACGCCGAGAGCGACGAGGACGAGGCTGACGAGAACGTGACGGCCGCACGCGACGCCCTCGACCGGATGGAGGCGCTCATCGACGACCTGCTGGAGTTGGCCCGCGCCGGCGAAGTCGTCGACGATCCGGACTGCGTCGACCTTGCCGGACACGCCGAAACCTGCTGGGGGAACGTCGAGACGGACGGGGCCACGCTGGAATCGGACCTGACGAACGCCGTCTGGGCCGACGAGAACCGACTGGCACAGCTCTTCGAGAACCTCTTTCGGAACGCCGTCGAGCACGGCTCGACAAGCCCTCCTTCACAGGCTCAGGAGGACACCGTCGAACACGGCGGCGACGACGTCACGATTCGGGTCGGCGACCTCGACGACGGCTTTTATATCGAGGACGACGGCCCCGGCATTCCGCCCGAGGAACGCGACGATATCTTCGAGGCGGGCTACACCACGGCCGCGGACGGCAACGGGTTCGGCCTCAGTATCGTCCAGAAAATCGTCGAGGCACAGGGTTGGACCATCGACGTGACCGAAAGCGAGTCCGGCGGTGCCCGCTTCGAAATCCGGGGTGTCAAAGCCGTCACACCCCATCCGACAAACGAAACCCCCTAACGAACGGGCGCGCAAGAGGCCGGTATGCAGAACGAACCCGAGGTCGTCGTCCTCCGGCTCGGCCATCGGCCCGGCCGGGACAACCGGATGACGACCCACGTCGGCCTCACGGCACGGGCCCTCGGCGCGGACCGGGTGGTCATCGCGGGCGAGGCCTCGAACCCGAAGGGGACAATCGAGGACATCACCGGCCGGTTCGGCGGCCCCTTCGAGGTGGAGTTGACCGACAGCCACCGCCAGTTGCTCCGAAACTGGGACGGCGCGGTCATCCACCTCACGATGTACGGCCTGCCGGTACAGGACGTCGAAAGCGACATTCGCGAGGACCACCGCGAGGGGCCGCTTTTGGTCGTCGTCGGTGCCGAAAAAGTGCCGTTCGACGTCTACGAGGCCGCCGACTACAACGTCGGCGTGACGAACCAGCCACACTCGGAGGTAGCGGGACTGGCCGTCTTCCTCGACCGCCTCTTCGAGGGCCGGGAACTCGACCGCGAATGGGAAGACGCCGACCGGACCGTCGTACCGAAGGAGACGGGCAAGCAGGTCGAACCCGTCGACGAGGAGTAGCGAGGGTGAGCGTAGCGAACCCTCGGAAAGGAGTAGCGCGGGGCCGTCGGTCCCGCGCGCGATGAATAACAGGCCTTTCGGAGCTTTTAAACGACTCGCTGGCGCAATTTAACACAATGGCTTTTGAGGAACTGCTGAACGACCCGGTGATTCAGAAGTACCTCCACGAGCTCGTCGGCCCCTCGGGGATGCCGGTCGCGGCGGCCCCGCCGGACGGTGAGGTCACCGACGAGGAACTCGCGGAGGAACTCGGGTTAGAGCTCAACGACGTTCGCCGGGCGCTGTTCATTCTCTACGAGAACGACCTCGCTTCCTATCGGCGCCTCCGCGACGAGGATTCGGGCTGGCTCACCTATCTGTGGACCTTCCAGTACGAGAACATCCCCGAACAACTCGAAGAGGAGATGGAACGCCTGCTGGAGGCCCTCGAAGAGCGCCGCCAGTACGAGCGGGAAAACGAGTTCTACCTCTGTAACAACTGTCAGGTCCGCTTCGAGTTCGGCGAGGCGATGGAGTTCGGCTTCGAATGCCCCGAATGCGGCGGCCCGCTGGAAACGATGGACAACGAACGACTCATCGATGCGATGAACGAGCGCATCGAAAAGCTCCGTGACGCACTGCACGTCGAGGACGGCGAGCGCTAATGGTCATCCTCGCAACCAAGGTCTACGTCAAGGGTGAGGCCCGCGACCGGGCCCTCGATTCGCTGGAATCGCTCGTCGCCAACGACCTCGCGGACCTGGAGGCCGAATTTACCCTCGGCCTCAGGGACGATGGCTTCCCGTCGGTGACGCTGACCGGCGAGGACGCCCCCGCCGCCCGAAGCCTCCTGACCGAGGAATGGGGCGCTATCACCCCCCACCGCGAGGCCGGCGAAACCTACGTCGGCACGCTCGATTCGTGGGACGACGACGGCTTCGTCCTCGATGCCGGTACGTCGGTCCGGATTCCGAGCGACGAATTCGGGCTCGGGCAGGGGTCGCCCTCCCAGATTCGCAAGCGGTTCGGCCTCGTCCAGCACATGCCCCTTCGATTCGTGGAGGGCGACGAGGGCGAACCCGCGCGTCTGGCCGACGAAGAACGGGACCGCCTCTACGAGTGGACCCGTGGCACCGGCCGCGTCAACGTCAACAGCGCGACCCGCGCCGAGGTTCGCGCGACGGTCAACCGGTCGGGCCATCCCCACGACATCGTCACCGTCGAGCGGCTCGGACTGCTCGAACAGAGTATCGTCTGCCGTGAGGAGACCGACGCACCGGGCCTCCTCTCGGACATCGGACCGCACCTCCAGGCCGAACTCCTCGCTGTCGTTCCCTGATACCTCATGAACCGCCGCCTGCTCGCCGCCGTCGCGCTCGTAGCAATGCTCGCGCTCGCGGGCTGTTCGACGATTCTCGGCCCCGACGTCGAGGACCCCGAGGCGCTCTCCGAGGAGGCCGACTACACCTTCGATACCGACCGGGACGCCTACATCGAAATCAACCGCAACAACTACACCGCGGTCTACAACGTCTCGGCGAAGACGACCGGCGACAACGGCACTATCGAACTCTACCGGACCGACGCTTTCGCCATCGAGCGGCCGCTGGAACTCCACGCCCTCCAGTTCCGCTATCCGAACGGCACCGTCGTCAAATACGTCGACGGCAACCAGACGCGCGTCTACCCCAACGGCACCACCGAGCAGACCGACGAACTGGCCGTCGATTCCACGCGGCAGCGCGCCATCGTCCACCTGCCTCACGACGAGGGGAAACTCGCCTTCACGACGCCGAAGAACGGCAAGCAGGTCGCACTCGAAACGCCGGTCGAAGGCAGCTACGAGGTCGCGCTACCGCCGAACACCGACGCCTCGATTCCGCTGCTCTCGCAGGTCCGACCCGGCAGTGATGACCGACAGGAAATCGGCGACCGCGTCCATTTCGTCTGGGAGGACCTCGACAGTTCGGTCCTCATCCTGCGGTGGTATCTGGACCGTGACATCTGGCTGTTCGGCGGCCTCACCGCCATCGCGACGGCGGTCGGCATCGTCGGCGCCGTCTATTATTACCTCCAGATTCAGCGGGCCAAGGACCGCCGCGAGGAGGAGGGCATCGGCATCGACTACGACGACGATGACCGCGACGGCCCGCCGCCCGGGATGAGATAATCACCGCGGTCCCCCACTGACACCGGAGTCGGAGCCGTTTACCCGCTGGCACTACAACCGCGAGTATGAACGTCGCGCTGGTATCCGTCGGCGACGAGTTGCTCTCGGGGGATACCGTCAACACGAACGCCGCGTGGCTGGGCGAGTGCCTGACCGAACGCGGCGCGGACGTCGAGCGGGCGACGACCGTCCCCGACCGCGAGGCCGACATCGCCCGCGTCGTCAACGAGTACGCCGCCGAATACGACGCCGTCATCACGACCGGCGGCCTCGGCCCGACCCACGACGACCGGACCATCGAGGGCGTCGCCGCCGCCGTCGGCCGCGAGGTCGAGACCAACGAGACGGCCCTCGAATGGCTTGCCACCGAAGGGGGCTACCAACACGAGGACCTCGCCGAGGGCACCGCCGAACTGCCGGTCGGCGCCCGCCCGCTACACAACACCGAGGGCGTCGCCCCCGGCTGTGTTATCGAGAACGTCTACGTCCTCCCGGGCGTTCCCGAGGAGATGAAGGCGATGTTCGAACGGGTCGAAGACGACTTCGAGGGCGAGACGCGACACGTCGCCTTCGTCGTCGTGGACGAACCCGAAAGCGCGCTTATCAGTCGCTTCGAGGAACTACAGGAACGCTTCGACGTGACCGTCGGCAGTTATCCCGGCGACCACGTCCGGGTGAAAATCCAGAGTCCCGACGAGGATGCAGTCGACGAGGCGGCCGCGTGGCTCCACGAGAACGCGGATGTACTGTAGAAGGCGCGAGCGGTTCTATCGGTAGAGATACCAGAGCCAGCCGACGGTGACGACGAGGCTGGCAATCAGTACGGCCCACCCCGACGCGTCGATGATGCCCGGAGCGTCCTGAAACGCCTGCAGTGGAAGGTTCATACGCGCCCCTTTTTCGGGCCGTCCCTTAATCGATTCGCTTCCCGCCGCCTCAGCGGGTCGCCGCCGGCAACCAATCGTTCACCCGTGTAACCACGCAGTTTTTGGCTCCGGCGGCCCGCCATCCGGTATGCGACGAATCGGGCTGGTCGTCAACCCAATCGCCGGCATGGGCGGCCGCGTCGGACTGAAAGGCACCGACAACAAGGTCGAGGAGGCCCGCCGCCGCGGCGCCGAACCCCGCGCGCCCTCCCGTGGCCAGCAGGCGCTCGAACACCTCCGCGAACAGCCCACTGAGGTCGAGATATACACCTACGGCGGCGTGATGGGCGAAGACGAGGCCGTCGCCGCCGGCTTCTCACCCACCGTCGTCGGCCATCCAGAGGGCGGCGACGAGAAGGACACCGCCTCCGCCGACACCAGCGAGGCGGTCCGGCGACTGGTCGAAGAGGACGTCGACCTCATCCTCTTCGTCGGCGGCGACGGCACCGCCGTCGACGTCGCCGAGACGCTGGACGAACTCGACGACGACACGCCCATCCTCGGCGTTCCCGGCGGTGTCAAGGTCTACTCGTCGGTTTTCGCCGTCACGCCCCGTGCAGCCGGCCGCATCGCCGCCACCTTCGACCGCACGGAGACCCGCGAGGTGAACGACATCGACGAGGACGCCTACCGCGGCGGCGACGTGACGACCGAACTCAAGGCCCTCGCCGAAGTCCCCGTGGGCGACGAAATCCAGTCCTCCAAACAGATCGGCGGCGGCACCATCGAGGCGCTGGCCGAGGCCGTCGCCGGCGACATCGGTGACGAAGGCGGCACCTACATCCTCGGGCCGGGGTCGACCGTCGACGCCGTCAAGACCGAACTCGGCTTCAACGGGTCGCCGCTCGGCGTCGACGTCTGGCGGGACCACGAGGTGCTGGCTCGCGACGCGGGCGAATCGGATATCCTCGCGAACCTCGGCGAGCGCAACGTCATCGTCGTCTCGCCCATCGGCGGGCAGGGGTTCATCTTCGGTCGCGGCAACGACCAGATTTCACCCGACGTGATTCGGCAATCGGAGGTCGAAGTCATCGCCTCCAAGCAGAAACTCGATGACATCGGTGTCCTCCGCGTCGACACCGGCGACCCCGAACTCGACGAGGAACTGCGCGGCTGGCAGCGGGTGCGGGTCGGAAAGTTCGAGCGGCGGCTTCTGAAAGTGGTTTAGCGCCGCCCCCTCACGTATCGGTCAGTTCGTCACCGAGTGACCCCGTGTACTTGTCCTGTTCCTCCTCCGGGAGGTACGCTTCCTCCCACTCGACGATCTCGGGGAATCCCGAGAACTCGTGGAGGCTACCGACCGGTTCGGCGGCGAAATCATCGTCGACGCTTCGCATCGCGTCGACCGGGTCCTCGGCGAACGCCGCGAGGTCCGCGTGGACGTTGGCTATCGTCGACAGCGTCGAGACGATCGGGAACAACACGAGGTCGAAGCCCCACTCGTCGAGCGACTCCAGCGGCACGTACGGCGAGGTTCCGATATCGCCGACGAAGTTGTAGAGGATCGGCCCATCCACTTCGCGGCCGATGCGCTGGAGTTCGTCCGTATCGGTCGGGCCTTCGACGAACGCGACATCGGCGCCGACATCAAGGAACGCGTTGGCCCGGTCGATAGCTTCATCGAGTGACCCGCCCCCGGTGCCCCGCGCGTCGGTCCGGGCGATGATGACGAAGTCTTCGGCCCGGTCGTCGCGAACGTCGGCGGCGGCGGCTATCTTCCCGACCGCTTCGTCCTTCAGGATGACCTGCCGGCCCTTCGTGTGGCCGCAGCGTTTCGGGAACGTCTGGTCCTCGATGTGGATGGCTGCGACGCCGGCCTTGACGTATTCGCGGACCGTCCGGATGACGTTCGTCGCGTTACCGTATCCGTTGTCGGCATCGGCGACGAGCGGCACGTCGACCCGCTCTTGAATATTTTCGGCATTGGCTATCATCTCCGGCATCGTGATGAATCCGGCGTCCGGATAGCCGACCTTCGAGATGGAGGTTCCGTACCCCGTCATATACATCGCATCGAAGCCGACGTGGTCCGCGATGGCCGCCGTCAGTGGGTCGTGAACGCCGGGACAGACCAGCAGTTCGTCCTGCTGGAGTCGCTCCCGGAGTTCCCCACCGTAGGTTTGCGTACCGTTAGACATGGTTCGACTCGCTGACCGAGTGTCGGTTGGCACCGTCGATACCGACGGGGACTGGTGATACCTTCGCCGATGGGGCCGGCGGTGTGTTCGCTGCTGAGTCCGATAGTCGTGTCATACTAAGTTTCGTGGTCTTGGTCGAGGTGGGCGATTACGTCGTCGGTCTCGACGACATCTCCGTACTTGGCGTCGATATCGAGGAGGTTCGCGCGATGGGGGCCCTCGGCGCGGTCGCCGACGGCATCGGCCGGGACGATAGTACGATAGCCGTGTTGCAGGCTATCGACGGCCGTCGCTCGGACACACCCGCTCGTCGTGACGCCGGCGATGACGAGCGTGTCGACGCGGTGGGTCGTCAACTCCGTTTCGAGGTCGGTCCCGAAGAACGCGCTCGCGTACTTCTTGAGGATGACCCGCTCGTCATCGACGGGCGCGATTCGGTCGTCGACCTCGACGGCCTCCGTCCCGAGGCGGAGTTCCCGTAGCGCCGGCACCTTCTCGATGAATCGGCCGGCGTCGCCGTACGATTCCTCGAAGGCGACCGTCGTGAAATAGCGGGGCAGGTCGTGCTCGCGGAAGGCCGACAGGAGGCGTTCGGTCTGCTCGAGGACGCCGCCGACCTCCGAGCCGAGTTCCGTTTTCGGGTCCGTAAAGGCGTTTATAAGGTCGATGACCACGAGTGCTGGTCGTTCGCCGAGTCCGACGCTCGCGCCGAACTCCTCGCCCTCGTAGTATTCGTCGATTTCGGTTGACCGGTCCATGTTGTTAGGTTTCGCTGAAAGTCGAAATGGTCGGGGGTCTCAGTCGTGCCGTCCCTCGAACTCGCGGCGTTCGGCCGCAATCTGCTCGGCGAGTTCGTCGTCGTCCGGCAGCGGGCCGTAATCGAAGTCCGCCAGTTCGTCGCGATTCTGACGAATCTCGTCGCGCCGCCGGTCGGTCGCGTCGGCGTCGACGGTGTCGTCATCGTCGAGGACGACACCGTATTCGTCGCGAGCGGCTTCGGCCGATATCAGCCCGCGGCGGACCTCCGTCGCGACGGTTTCGGTCTCGCGTTCGAGCGGGTCGCCGAGCCCGCCGCCGCCGGCGGTGCTGAAGACGAGTTTGTCGCCGGCCTGCACCGCGACGTTCTCGACCTTCGACGGGAGTTCCTCCACGGTTCCGTCGGTTCGGATGAGCTTCTTCTCGCTCGTCTGTGCGTGCGAGCCCCCGTCGACGCCCCACGGGTAGGTGTGGGCGCGGTCGTCCTGGAAGGTAATCGCGCCGTCTTCCTCGAAGGTGTAGACTTTCGTAATCCCGTGGCCGCCGCGGAAGGTGCCCGCCCCGCCGGTGTCCGCTCGGGTGCTGTACTCGTCGATAGTCAGCGGGTAGTACGCTTCCTGATACTCGGCGGGAACCGTCCGGAAGAGCGGCCACCACGAGTGGCCGTCGAGGCCGTCGCCGCCCGGTCGGGCTGGGATGCCGCCGTAGAGGATTTCGAGCATCTGGAAGTCGTTGCCCT of the Natronomonas halophila genome contains:
- the tfe gene encoding transcription factor E, which gives rise to MAFEELLNDPVIQKYLHELVGPSGMPVAAAPPDGEVTDEELAEELGLELNDVRRALFILYENDLASYRRLRDEDSGWLTYLWTFQYENIPEQLEEEMERLLEALEERRQYERENEFYLCNNCQVRFEFGEAMEFGFECPECGGPLETMDNERLIDAMNERIEKLRDALHVEDGER
- a CDS encoding competence/damage-inducible protein A; its protein translation is MNVALVSVGDELLSGDTVNTNAAWLGECLTERGADVERATTVPDREADIARVVNEYAAEYDAVITTGGLGPTHDDRTIEGVAAAVGREVETNETALEWLATEGGYQHEDLAEGTAELPVGARPLHNTEGVAPGCVIENVYVLPGVPEEMKAMFERVEDDFEGETRHVAFVVVDEPESALISRFEELQERFDVTVGSYPGDHVRVKIQSPDEDAVDEAAAWLHENADVL
- a CDS encoding isocitrate lyase/PEP mutase family protein, whose amino-acid sequence is MSNGTQTYGGELRERLQQDELLVCPGVHDPLTAAIADHVGFDAMYMTGYGTSISKVGYPDAGFITMPEMIANAENIQERVDVPLVADADNGYGNATNVIRTVREYVKAGVAAIHIEDQTFPKRCGHTKGRQVILKDEAVGKIAAAADVRDDRAEDFVIIARTDARGTGGGSLDEAIDRANAFLDVGADVAFVEGPTDTDELQRIGREVDGPILYNFVGDIGTSPYVPLESLDEWGFDLVLFPIVSTLSTIANVHADLAAFAEDPVDAMRSVDDDFAAEPVGSLHEFSGFPEIVEWEEAYLPEEEQDKYTGSLGDELTDT
- a CDS encoding isochorismatase family protein, which encodes MDRSTEIDEYYEGEEFGASVGLGERPALVVIDLINAFTDPKTELGSEVGGVLEQTERLLSAFREHDLPRYFTTVAFEESYGDAGRFIEKVPALRELRLGTEAVEVDDRIAPVDDERVILKKYASAFFGTDLETELTTHRVDTLVIAGVTTSGCVRATAVDSLQHGYRTIVPADAVGDRAEGPHRANLLDIDAKYGDVVETDDVIAHLDQDHET
- a CDS encoding DUF5803 family protein, whose protein sequence is MNRRLLAAVALVAMLALAGCSTILGPDVEDPEALSEEADYTFDTDRDAYIEINRNNYTAVYNVSAKTTGDNGTIELYRTDAFAIERPLELHALQFRYPNGTVVKYVDGNQTRVYPNGTTEQTDELAVDSTRQRAIVHLPHDEGKLAFTTPKNGKQVALETPVEGSYEVALPPNTDASIPLLSQVRPGSDDRQEIGDRVHFVWEDLDSSVLILRWYLDRDIWLFGGLTAIATAVGIVGAVYYYLQIQRAKDRREEEGIGIDYDDDDRDGPPPGMR
- a CDS encoding ATP-NAD kinase family protein, whose product is MRRIGLVVNPIAGMGGRVGLKGTDNKVEEARRRGAEPRAPSRGQQALEHLREQPTEVEIYTYGGVMGEDEAVAAGFSPTVVGHPEGGDEKDTASADTSEAVRRLVEEDVDLILFVGGDGTAVDVAETLDELDDDTPILGVPGGVKVYSSVFAVTPRAAGRIAATFDRTETREVNDIDEDAYRGGDVTTELKALAEVPVGDEIQSSKQIGGGTIEALAEAVAGDIGDEGGTYILGPGSTVDAVKTELGFNGSPLGVDVWRDHEVLARDAGESDILANLGERNVIVVSPIGGQGFIFGRGNDQISPDVIRQSEVEVIASKQKLDDIGVLRVDTGDPELDEELRGWQRVRVGKFERRLLKVV
- a CDS encoding PAS domain S-box protein, translated to MGKGGRGTKRGPDHTRPDRQSGPVRPDYVLYAVAATYAATGAAAMAGVGGAVPIYEVLFEGFMHVGLAVVVLAGAYYLRRSELPQEMWWSVLGGYVSGIVFLSVLLTWANLSPLLSGAPITSLWDDFVFFGNLGGLFGFVTGVSHARSRYNRHLRQNLEASNELVESAEEALWMFRADWSELLYINSAYEEIHGQPIERLEAEPEAVLETVHPDDRQRTRAAMDQLSNGEPIDIEIRVNAEEGFGRWVWVKGQPVYRDGDLYAVSGLARDITDRKERQRRFEAIFNQTYQFTGLLSPDGTLLEANDTALAFGGITRDDVIGEKVWDAYWFRVSEDVRERAKEAVKQAADGEFAREELEVQGADGTVIIDFSVRPVTDEDGEVTLLVPEGRDITQLKNHERRVVELHETTRRLFRAETKTEAAEVATSAARDLLELSLNTVALYDSTENALRPVVSTPEAEELFGDMGPMGPEDGIGWIVFETGEPKIYDDVSQVPERSNPETPVRSEMVLPLGNHGVFMIGATEEAAFDEQAESLAKLLTTNLEAALDRIEQQRDLEARRRELERQNERLDEFAGVVSHDLRNPLTVAKGRLELMDAESDEDEADENVTAARDALDRMEALIDDLLELARAGEVVDDPDCVDLAGHAETCWGNVETDGATLESDLTNAVWADENRLAQLFENLFRNAVEHGSTSPPSQAQEDTVEHGGDDVTIRVGDLDDGFYIEDDGPGIPPEERDDIFEAGYTTAADGNGFGLSIVQKIVEAQGWTIDVTESESGGARFEIRGVKAVTPHPTNETP
- a CDS encoding tRNA (cytidine(56)-2'-O)-methyltransferase — encoded protein: MQNEPEVVVLRLGHRPGRDNRMTTHVGLTARALGADRVVIAGEASNPKGTIEDITGRFGGPFEVELTDSHRQLLRNWDGAVIHLTMYGLPVQDVESDIREDHREGPLLVVVGAEKVPFDVYEAADYNVGVTNQPHSEVAGLAVFLDRLFEGRELDREWEDADRTVVPKETGKQVEPVDEE
- a CDS encoding DUF2110 family protein produces the protein MVILATKVYVKGEARDRALDSLESLVANDLADLEAEFTLGLRDDGFPSVTLTGEDAPAARSLLTEEWGAITPHREAGETYVGTLDSWDDDGFVLDAGTSVRIPSDEFGLGQGSPSQIRKRFGLVQHMPLRFVEGDEGEPARLADEERDRLYEWTRGTGRVNVNSATRAEVRATVNRSGHPHDIVTVERLGLLEQSIVCREETDAPGLLSDIGPHLQAELLAVVP